A genomic region of Pseudoalteromonas piscicida contains the following coding sequences:
- a CDS encoding DegT/DnrJ/EryC1/StrS family aminotransferase — MKYPIVKPYLPKLETYQKRIADIYDSGWVTNNGPCVQELEQALADYLDVEHVLLVANGTLALNIAYQALGISGTVLTTPYSFAATASSLITHGASPEFIDIDGKTLNIDITTATESQLQSASAVVAVHVYGNPCDDAQLQRIAEKYNLKVVYDAAHTFGVNYQDKSLLAYGDAATVSFHATKIFHTIEGGAVIFKHKKDYLKAKEIINFGFNKQQFPDCVGTNAKMSEMHAAMGLSLLPQFEEIKVHRQSLYQHYEAALGDMVDTIEWMPSSLPNGSYFPIFLQNEAELLSLVDVLTQSGIQSRRYFYPSLNEVPAYGMKGNTPIANDISRRALCLPMYTELTKQGVDEIASVVIEHLKEFRKAK; from the coding sequence GTGAAATATCCTATTGTTAAACCTTACCTCCCTAAGCTTGAAACATATCAAAAGAGAATTGCTGATATTTATGATAGTGGTTGGGTAACTAACAATGGACCTTGTGTTCAAGAGTTAGAGCAAGCGCTAGCAGATTACCTTGACGTTGAGCACGTATTACTGGTCGCGAATGGCACGCTCGCACTAAATATCGCATATCAGGCTCTTGGCATCTCAGGCACAGTATTAACAACGCCATATTCGTTTGCTGCAACTGCCAGCTCCCTCATCACACATGGGGCATCACCTGAGTTTATCGATATCGATGGTAAAACCTTAAATATTGATATTACGACAGCGACAGAAAGCCAACTGCAATCAGCGAGTGCTGTTGTTGCTGTGCATGTCTATGGTAACCCTTGTGATGACGCTCAGTTACAACGAATAGCTGAGAAATATAATCTCAAAGTTGTTTATGATGCTGCCCACACCTTTGGAGTAAATTACCAAGATAAATCTTTACTCGCTTACGGAGATGCTGCGACGGTTAGCTTCCATGCTACAAAGATTTTTCATACGATCGAGGGTGGTGCTGTTATTTTTAAACACAAAAAAGATTACTTAAAAGCAAAAGAAATTATTAACTTTGGTTTTAATAAACAGCAGTTTCCTGATTGTGTGGGCACCAATGCAAAAATGAGTGAAATGCATGCGGCCATGGGATTAAGTCTACTTCCTCAGTTTGAAGAAATAAAAGTACATCGCCAATCACTCTACCAACATTACGAAGCTGCACTTGGTGATATGGTTGATACAATAGAATGGATGCCCAGCAGTTTACCTAATGGCTCCTACTTTCCTATCTTTTTGCAAAATGAAGCAGAGTTACTTAGTTTGGTGGATGTGTTAACACAAAGTGGAATTCAGTCTAGACGCTACTTTTATCCAAGTTTAAATGAAGTACCAGCTTACGGTATGAAAGGCAATACGCCAATTGCCAATGATATTTCACGTAGAGCATTGTGTTTACCAATGTACACAGAGCTTACCAAGCAAGGTGTTGACGAAATTGCTTCTGTGGTTATTGAGCACCTTAAAGAATTTCGAAAGGCCAAGTAA
- a CDS encoding acyltransferase — protein MSHYTREELLTLGFAKVGQNCLVSKKASFYGTKNIELGDSVRIDDFCVLSAGEGGIKLGCYIHIAVYTCLIGAGAIEVANYCNISSRVAIYSSSDDYSGEWMTNPMVDNAFTNVEHGTVTLQPHVIIGSGSVILPNVTLYEGVAVGALSLVNKDLEPFTIYAGQPVRFIKPRKRDLLKWQLDFEHKLSLPS, from the coding sequence ATGTCACATTATACAAGGGAAGAGCTGCTTACACTGGGTTTTGCAAAAGTTGGACAAAACTGTTTAGTATCTAAAAAAGCCTCGTTTTACGGTACCAAGAATATAGAGCTGGGTGATAGTGTCAGAATTGATGACTTTTGTGTTCTATCGGCAGGTGAGGGAGGCATCAAACTTGGCTGTTATATTCATATAGCGGTATACACTTGTTTGATTGGTGCAGGAGCAATAGAGGTTGCAAATTATTGCAATATTTCTTCTCGAGTTGCAATTTACTCGAGCAGTGATGACTATAGTGGGGAATGGATGACAAACCCTATGGTAGATAACGCTTTTACGAACGTAGAGCACGGCACGGTGACGCTGCAACCTCATGTGATCATTGGTAGTGGTAGTGTGATTCTACCCAATGTGACATTGTATGAGGGGGTTGCTGTCGGCGCACTTAGCTTAGTTAATAAAGATTTAGAGCCGTTTACGATATATGCAGGTCAACCTGTAAGATTCATAAAGCCAAGAAAACGTGACTTACTCAAGTGGCAGTTAGATTTTGAGCACAAATTAAGTTTACCCTCATGA
- a CDS encoding TDP-N-acetylfucosamine:lipid II N-acetylfucosaminyltransferase, which translates to MIIHIFADTPHHFRPMQAFFSKLPFIDQEFWVKSENDETLLQQGFKCYSNNDELFHLLNALPDNARVTFHGVFDIHTWKRLLLHPITAKSNCVLWGAEIYRHQKPGRNIKERLARVIHSALLFRFNRVFALNQGDAELTSKLLFRRNVEVLPYPLIGMKVQETKVNPVIQILIGNSAAASNRHNFIIDMLSKFKAVDFEVIACLNYGGEQSYIDDVVRHGHNTFGSRFKPITKMLAKSEYDQLLNTVDATIFAQERQQGLYVAYAMFLMAKPMFLLESTSSYKDLSALGFELQSTNQLCNMSEEQFDISIKSKSAKNQQLMNEHFTEEALLPRWQKQLSE; encoded by the coding sequence ATGATTATTCATATTTTCGCTGATACACCACATCATTTTAGGCCGATGCAAGCCTTCTTCAGCAAGTTGCCTTTTATTGATCAAGAGTTTTGGGTCAAAAGTGAAAACGATGAAACATTACTTCAACAAGGCTTTAAGTGTTATAGCAATAACGACGAACTATTCCATTTGTTGAATGCATTGCCTGACAACGCAAGGGTTACGTTTCATGGGGTGTTTGATATCCATACTTGGAAAAGACTGTTGTTGCATCCGATCACGGCTAAGAGCAATTGTGTGCTTTGGGGAGCTGAGATCTATCGCCATCAGAAGCCAGGACGGAATATTAAGGAACGTTTAGCGAGGGTGATACATTCTGCATTATTGTTTCGGTTTAACAGAGTTTTTGCGTTAAACCAAGGTGATGCTGAGTTAACATCTAAGCTATTGTTTCGTAGAAATGTAGAGGTGCTACCTTATCCATTGATAGGTATGAAAGTACAAGAAACGAAAGTTAATCCCGTCATACAGATCTTGATAGGTAACTCAGCTGCCGCAAGTAATCGACATAATTTTATTATTGATATGTTGAGTAAATTTAAGGCTGTGGACTTTGAGGTTATTGCCTGTTTGAACTATGGAGGAGAGCAATCGTATATCGATGATGTAGTTCGGCATGGTCATAATACTTTTGGTAGTCGGTTTAAGCCGATAACCAAAATGCTTGCGAAGTCGGAATATGATCAATTATTGAATACGGTTGACGCTACAATATTCGCACAAGAGCGACAGCAAGGTTTATATGTTGCGTATGCGATGTTTTTAATGGCAAAACCAATGTTTTTATTGGAATCCACAAGTAGCTATAAAGATTTATCTGCCTTGGGCTTTGAACTTCAATCTACCAATCAACTCTGTAACATGAGTGAAGAACAGTTCGACATTTCAATAAAAAGTAAGAGTGCTAAAAATCAACAGTTAATGAATGAACACTTTACCGAGGAAGCGCTACTGCCTCGATGGCAAAAGCAGTTGAGTGAATAA
- a CDS encoding MOP flippase family protein: MTIIKSALSGVSWVASSTLIKGGLQLLQLIILARFLTPIELGITAAINLVIGFSQVFGDAGLSNAVIYHKSLNKSQLAQLYSVNLIFGALISTIVIVLAPVIASFFSVTELASLLVVLAPVFFIRSLSQQILAKLQQEMRFNLIAKIEVLSQVLAFSVVIGALLYEHTIWAVVYGQLTLASVLSICYLLFSNEHLLAPRRVHWAEVSEPIKYGLYQSGESLINYGSAQFDQLIVGKFLGPEKLGIYAYIKDLVFKPALQLINPIVNKVAFPLMVKFKESHSIKKMYLSMLGLLSYINIPLYSFIALFPELVLNAFFGADWVEHASVLQWLSLYMLLISVMNPVGVLMRASGEVKRAFSWNIGVSLVRPIVILLVISSGLISLTFGLFVLQVFLFLAHWKVLLQPAAQVGFSELLDAIKLPLLIAVCICAFIVIARLYIASQYQLLQAIISCALYMMFILPQLISQLKNLRS, translated from the coding sequence ATGACAATCATAAAGTCAGCACTTTCCGGCGTGTCTTGGGTGGCTTCATCAACTCTGATAAAAGGTGGGTTGCAATTACTTCAGCTTATTATTCTTGCTAGGTTTTTAACGCCTATAGAGCTTGGGATCACTGCTGCTATAAATCTGGTAATTGGGTTTTCTCAGGTATTTGGTGATGCAGGGCTCTCTAACGCAGTAATTTATCATAAGTCGTTAAATAAAAGCCAATTAGCTCAGCTTTACAGTGTTAACCTCATTTTTGGCGCGCTGATAAGCACCATAGTCATTGTGTTAGCTCCTGTGATTGCGAGCTTTTTTTCTGTTACTGAATTAGCTTCGTTGTTAGTTGTCCTCGCACCTGTTTTTTTCATTCGAAGCCTTTCCCAGCAAATACTTGCAAAGCTCCAACAAGAAATGCGCTTTAATCTGATCGCAAAAATTGAAGTACTTAGCCAAGTACTAGCCTTTAGTGTAGTCATTGGTGCGTTATTATATGAACACACTATTTGGGCTGTGGTATATGGGCAGCTTACACTCGCGTCAGTTCTCAGTATCTGCTACTTACTCTTTTCAAATGAGCATTTATTAGCGCCAAGAAGAGTGCACTGGGCTGAGGTATCTGAACCTATAAAATATGGATTATATCAAAGCGGTGAAAGTTTGATTAATTATGGCAGTGCCCAGTTCGACCAGCTCATAGTGGGCAAGTTTTTAGGGCCTGAGAAGCTTGGTATTTATGCCTACATCAAAGATTTGGTATTTAAACCAGCGTTACAGCTAATCAATCCAATTGTAAACAAAGTGGCCTTTCCATTGATGGTAAAGTTTAAGGAATCGCACTCAATTAAAAAGATGTATTTAAGCATGCTTGGGCTTCTCAGCTACATCAATATTCCACTGTATAGCTTTATCGCACTTTTTCCTGAACTCGTTTTAAACGCTTTCTTTGGTGCTGATTGGGTGGAACATGCCTCAGTACTTCAATGGCTATCTTTATATATGTTACTTATCTCTGTTATGAATCCTGTTGGTGTGTTAATGAGAGCATCAGGTGAAGTTAAGCGTGCCTTTTCATGGAATATTGGAGTATCGCTTGTAAGGCCTATAGTTATTTTACTCGTGATTTCAAGCGGGCTAATTAGTTTAACTTTCGGGTTATTTGTACTTCAGGTATTTCTGTTTTTAGCGCATTGGAAGGTGCTGTTGCAGCCTGCAGCCCAAGTTGGTTTTTCAGAGCTTCTTGATGCGATTAAATTACCACTCTTAATCGCCGTTTGCATCTGTGCTTTTATCGTTATAGCAAGATTATATATTGCATCTCAATACCAGTTATTGCAGGCAATTATTAGTTGTGCTTTATATATGATGTTCATACTTCCTCAACTCATATCCCAATTAAAGAATTTAAGGAGCTAA
- a CDS encoding PulJ/GspJ family protein, whose translation MRSGGFTLVEILVSVVILVTTITGVSMIYRGALVSSEKAQSHVAMAAKIPAILHQAQKQIRAAEFNSTQLSDQTTLGQVSYEWQANTISKKEIRGNNRAKNESMIEQNLDYNEYKLWRVNLTVKFKGAQEQFEFYEVSWKYASR comes from the coding sequence ATGCGGTCAGGTGGGTTTACCTTGGTAGAAATTTTAGTTTCTGTAGTCATTTTAGTAACCACAATCACTGGTGTTTCTATGATTTATCGTGGGGCGTTAGTGAGTAGTGAAAAAGCACAGTCCCATGTTGCTATGGCTGCTAAAATACCAGCGATTTTACATCAAGCCCAAAAACAGATAAGGGCTGCTGAATTTAATAGCACACAGCTATCCGATCAGACTACGCTTGGGCAGGTTAGCTATGAGTGGCAAGCCAACACAATTTCGAAAAAAGAGATTAGAGGTAATAACAGAGCAAAAAACGAGTCTATGATTGAACAAAATCTCGATTACAATGAATATAAATTGTGGCGTGTTAACTTGACTGTCAAGTTTAAGGGGGCCCAAGAGCAGTTTGAGTTTTATGAAGTGAGTTGGAAATATGCCTCACGATAA
- a CDS encoding PulJ/GspJ family protein has product MPHDNRGFTLVEMLIAITILSMVLVTGNYVYFQLVSRWDSQLGNFQQTAKSTKLVYQLDRLLSAIQPYVIRNEQGIPVFLFEGGRSSILAVASSGLIYDQQPVVFRLSLIKDKSGNKLIYQSLKLAEQVVSSAQQQLNFTQSVVLLESVDTLELSYFGWRNLSDKAARVGHPVWQPKYSGIEQELVPSEISLTLQLGQQQLAVVTNLDPNPNRWLRHYFDSSNT; this is encoded by the coding sequence ATGCCTCACGATAACCGCGGCTTCACCCTTGTTGAAATGCTGATCGCCATTACGATTCTATCCATGGTGTTGGTTACTGGTAATTATGTCTATTTTCAATTAGTCAGTCGTTGGGATTCACAATTAGGAAATTTTCAACAGACAGCTAAATCAACCAAGTTAGTTTATCAGTTAGATAGATTGCTATCTGCAATTCAGCCTTATGTAATAAGAAATGAACAAGGAATCCCTGTATTTTTGTTCGAAGGTGGTAGAAGCAGCATACTAGCTGTTGCTTCGAGTGGGCTCATTTACGATCAACAACCTGTGGTTTTCCGATTGTCTTTGATTAAAGATAAATCAGGCAACAAGCTGATATATCAATCGTTAAAGTTAGCGGAACAAGTTGTTAGCTCTGCTCAACAACAGTTAAACTTTACACAATCTGTTGTCCTACTTGAAAGTGTTGATACGCTAGAGTTAAGTTACTTTGGATGGCGAAACCTTAGCGATAAAGCGGCTAGAGTTGGGCATCCAGTATGGCAACCAAAATATTCAGGTATAGAGCAAGAGCTTGTACCATCAGAGATTTCATTGACTCTGCAATTAGGACAGCAACAGCTTGCTGTTGTAACTAACTTAGATCCAAACCCTAACCGCTGGCTCAGACATTATTTTGATTCGAGTAACACATGA
- a CDS encoding general secretion pathway protein GspK — translation MIKNNGIALIQVLVLTAILMIVAVFFSKTAKEQVNFSSQFQSLAKASVELHSVANLTLFNLLTFEKKPNDTYPANLLGYQETWNYHGAPFQASEYATVSLQDMRGLLNLNYPNQQRVLQILTSYGLSHYDAKLFYDTLVDYQSVEEGLQRRNGGAQYKHGALNSAFELANVTDDLKLIQFFEENSTVFKSSSFNPMTAPDALLMLLLPSQEFRGIKLLRDAKQLSSKAFSDITMIQENSGIILYPSNNYRISISVDINGTKVVKTYYYLLKPAKTNPVELVSVKIK, via the coding sequence ATGATAAAGAATAATGGCATTGCCCTAATTCAGGTGCTAGTACTAACAGCTATATTGATGATTGTGGCTGTTTTCTTCTCGAAAACAGCAAAAGAGCAAGTTAATTTTTCTTCTCAGTTTCAATCACTAGCCAAAGCTTCTGTAGAACTACACTCGGTAGCAAACCTCACGCTATTTAACTTACTCACATTTGAAAAAAAACCAAATGATACATATCCAGCTAACCTATTAGGGTATCAAGAGACTTGGAACTATCATGGGGCACCATTCCAAGCTTCTGAGTATGCGACGGTTTCGTTACAAGATATGCGCGGATTGCTTAACCTCAACTACCCCAATCAACAAAGAGTGCTTCAGATATTGACCAGTTATGGTCTTTCTCATTATGATGCAAAGCTATTTTATGACACACTAGTTGACTATCAGTCGGTCGAAGAAGGTTTACAGCGTCGCAATGGTGGAGCGCAATACAAACATGGGGCGTTGAATAGCGCTTTTGAACTGGCTAACGTTACTGATGACTTGAAGCTTATTCAATTTTTTGAAGAAAACTCAACAGTTTTTAAGTCAAGTAGTTTTAACCCGATGACGGCACCGGATGCACTATTAATGTTGCTTTTACCGAGTCAAGAGTTTCGCGGTATTAAGCTACTAAGAGATGCAAAGCAGCTAAGTAGCAAAGCATTTTCCGATATAACAATGATACAGGAAAATAGTGGAATCATTCTCTATCCGTCAAATAACTATAGGATATCCATCAGTGTGGATATAAATGGCACTAAAGTGGTGAAGACATATTATTACTTACTAAAACCAGCAAAAACTAATCCAGTTGAATTGGTGTCTGTAAAAATCAAATAA
- a CDS encoding type II secretion system protein gives MTVSAIDRATEKSELQETKMWLKNLGNRAFLLGTEILVEVERDKISIYNDVSKTSMLDSKAFKKLEFEPTLVRVNSQGFASPNSISFRYLGNESHFQFND, from the coding sequence ATGACGGTATCTGCAATAGATAGAGCAACAGAGAAGTCTGAACTACAAGAAACAAAGATGTGGCTCAAAAACCTCGGTAATCGAGCCTTTTTATTGGGTACAGAGATATTGGTTGAAGTAGAAAGGGATAAAATTTCGATATATAACGATGTATCCAAAACATCAATGTTAGATTCGAAAGCCTTCAAAAAACTCGAATTTGAGCCTACTTTGGTAAGGGTTAATTCACAAGGATTTGCATCTCCAAATTCTATTAGCTTTAGGTACTTGGGAAATGAAAGCCACTTTCAATTTAATGACTAG
- a CDS encoding type II secretion system F family protein produces the protein MKSFDYRAYDQSGAKFEGKISALDKKSAYEALAKDGLVPYEIKVNDSQKKRSFFGESKVSLKDIEFFTSELSLLLATGIRIDKGLNIIARTKAKPALAGVINSLSSEIKSGNSLSQALRKHDKVFDSLYCNLVELGESTGELNTVFKGLARDLKFRRTLQGKIVSSLTYPAVIFFVCILSIFFIFNVIIPKMADMFSQAENLPWYTELMLNLSEFVTRFQIPIIAASVFSVAGLVSLFNSKKYQGLIDRLMLRLPILCNATLTLERIRFNSGLALMVNSGLAIDKALELASNNIKNTILTSEVNIAQKKVKEGESLSKTLSQTSIYPPFYISLLEVGEETGSLGPVFDEISSRSREDFEYWTERLTAILEPLMILFMGVFVGGVVVIMLMSMVSLNEVSF, from the coding sequence GTGAAATCCTTTGATTATAGAGCTTATGACCAGTCTGGTGCAAAGTTTGAAGGGAAAATATCGGCATTAGACAAAAAGTCAGCCTATGAAGCATTGGCTAAAGATGGTCTAGTTCCCTATGAAATAAAAGTTAATGACAGCCAGAAGAAAAGATCGTTTTTTGGTGAGTCTAAAGTGTCATTAAAAGATATTGAATTTTTTACGTCTGAACTCAGTTTATTACTAGCAACGGGAATTCGTATTGATAAAGGCTTAAACATCATAGCTAGAACGAAAGCTAAACCTGCGTTAGCGGGCGTAATAAATAGTCTAAGCTCAGAAATAAAGTCAGGCAACTCATTATCTCAAGCCTTACGCAAACACGATAAGGTCTTCGATAGCTTATACTGCAATCTAGTTGAGTTGGGAGAGTCTACTGGGGAGTTGAATACTGTATTTAAAGGACTTGCGAGAGATCTTAAGTTTAGAAGAACGCTCCAAGGGAAAATAGTCAGCTCTTTAACTTATCCAGCGGTTATCTTTTTTGTTTGCATTCTGAGTATTTTTTTCATTTTCAATGTAATCATTCCTAAAATGGCAGACATGTTTTCACAAGCTGAGAACTTACCTTGGTATACTGAGTTAATGCTAAACCTAAGTGAGTTTGTTACTAGGTTTCAGATCCCAATCATTGCTGCAAGTGTATTTTCTGTAGCTGGGCTTGTTTCATTATTTAACTCTAAAAAGTATCAAGGTCTTATAGATCGACTTATGCTCAGGCTGCCTATTTTGTGTAATGCAACCTTGACGTTGGAACGAATACGTTTTAACAGTGGGCTAGCACTGATGGTTAACTCAGGCTTGGCTATTGATAAAGCGCTAGAGCTTGCGAGCAATAATATTAAAAATACGATTTTGACTAGTGAAGTGAATATTGCCCAAAAAAAAGTTAAAGAGGGTGAAAGTTTATCGAAAACCTTAAGTCAAACATCAATCTATCCTCCTTTTTATATTTCCCTACTAGAAGTCGGTGAAGAAACTGGTTCTTTGGGTCCTGTATTTGATGAAATATCCTCGCGGTCAAGAGAAGATTTTGAATATTGGACCGAACGCTTGACCGCGATATTAGAGCCGCTAATGATTCTATTCATGGGGGTTTTTGTGGGGGGAGTGGTTGTGATCATGTTGATGAGTATGGTCTCTCTAAATGAGGTAAGCTTTTAA
- a CDS encoding secretin N-terminal domain-containing protein, with amino-acid sequence MKKFSQKLVLSSVVLCILSACGSTPRGVQVKDSYLTNADKNTNRSTVLLEKNKSSQKKVDFSGFTYLSAADSQRVESSEASELELQFDESHMVKLSIDTLLIRDFLHYVYGETLGINYILGQELSESKDKITLNFQKELSKRELFEISRDILEERGVTLRTNDGVLYIHKDSEGTANNFVYGYGNLIEDVPNTSNEIIQIAPYQAGVQASLAGTIKQLTRIDVRQLFEQKALLIKGKRRDVIKALEFMHLMDQPAFRNRQVAMYKAEFVSSEELSKDLLNLLKQDGISASLESSDEQAVSVVPIQRTNTLIFFSNDKRYLSRVAFWSEQLDKPADGNEKQFFIFEPEFARAVDLGQSLQRLFGQGSARLTASTSARGQNESNQQDTSAQPSNVAVKSDDLNMVVDERSNSLIFETTGEKYRSLLPLIKRLDVLPKQVVLEVLIAEVKLTDIFKQGVTFALSNLGADITGGFSLESKSDTGLTYSLKGASGNIALNLLETNSNVNVLSRPTLAVRDGVAANINVGDKIPVVGEIITSPDVGSQTSVNYLDTGIELTVTPTVNAQGVVLMEIEQKISSQSTSGSGAGGNPIILDRALKTEVIAGDGQTVMLGGLIDEKSTYNDRRVPFFSDIPLLGKVFDGTDNNVVKTELVVFVTPRIVQTTDNWDSILNEFKQTLMRLEVTN; translated from the coding sequence ATGAAAAAGTTTTCTCAAAAATTAGTATTAAGTAGTGTTGTCCTTTGTATTCTTAGCGCGTGCGGAAGTACACCCAGAGGCGTGCAAGTTAAAGATTCCTATTTAACCAATGCTGATAAAAATACAAATCGTTCCACTGTTCTGCTTGAGAAGAACAAAAGTAGTCAAAAGAAGGTGGACTTTTCAGGCTTTACCTATCTTTCAGCTGCAGACAGCCAGCGTGTTGAGTCGAGTGAAGCAAGCGAATTAGAGCTGCAATTCGATGAGTCACATATGGTAAAGCTCAGCATTGATACTTTATTAATTCGTGACTTTCTTCACTATGTTTACGGTGAAACACTTGGAATAAATTATATACTTGGGCAGGAACTGAGCGAGAGCAAAGATAAAATAACACTTAACTTCCAAAAAGAGCTTAGCAAGAGAGAGCTGTTTGAAATTAGCCGTGACATATTAGAAGAACGTGGTGTCACGTTGAGGACGAATGATGGAGTGTTATACATTCACAAAGACTCAGAGGGGACTGCGAATAATTTCGTCTATGGATATGGTAATTTGATAGAAGATGTACCAAACACCAGTAACGAAATCATTCAAATTGCTCCTTATCAAGCCGGTGTTCAAGCTTCTTTGGCTGGTACTATTAAGCAGTTAACTCGTATAGACGTTAGACAACTATTTGAACAAAAAGCATTGCTTATCAAAGGTAAGCGCAGAGATGTTATAAAAGCGCTAGAGTTCATGCACTTAATGGACCAGCCCGCTTTTAGAAATAGACAAGTAGCAATGTATAAAGCCGAGTTTGTGTCATCTGAAGAGCTAAGTAAAGACCTATTAAATCTACTTAAACAAGATGGTATTAGTGCTAGCTTGGAAAGCTCTGATGAACAGGCTGTGTCAGTTGTGCCAATCCAAAGAACTAACACGCTAATTTTCTTTTCAAATGATAAACGATATTTGAGTCGAGTCGCATTTTGGTCTGAGCAACTAGACAAACCGGCAGATGGTAACGAAAAGCAGTTTTTTATTTTTGAACCTGAGTTTGCACGAGCAGTAGATCTTGGGCAAAGTTTGCAGCGCCTGTTTGGTCAAGGAAGTGCCCGGTTAACGGCTTCAACTTCGGCTCGAGGCCAAAATGAGTCCAATCAACAAGATACTAGTGCCCAGCCTAGTAATGTCGCTGTAAAAAGTGACGATTTAAATATGGTTGTTGATGAGCGTTCAAACTCGTTAATATTTGAAACTACTGGAGAAAAGTATCGATCGCTACTGCCTTTGATAAAACGCTTGGATGTTTTACCTAAACAAGTAGTATTGGAAGTATTAATTGCAGAAGTAAAACTGACAGATATTTTTAAGCAAGGCGTTACATTCGCACTAAGTAACCTTGGTGCAGACATCACTGGAGGCTTTAGTTTAGAGTCAAAATCAGATACTGGGTTAACGTACTCACTGAAAGGTGCATCAGGTAATATTGCGTTAAATTTACTAGAAACGAATAGTAATGTGAATGTTTTATCACGGCCAACATTAGCTGTGAGGGATGGTGTAGCAGCTAATATCAATGTAGGTGATAAAATTCCTGTAGTAGGTGAAATTATTACTTCGCCGGATGTTGGTAGCCAAACCTCTGTTAATTATCTTGATACCGGTATTGAGCTTACAGTAACACCAACGGTAAATGCTCAGGGGGTGGTGCTTATGGAGATAGAACAAAAAATTAGCTCACAATCAACAAGCGGTTCAGGTGCTGGCGGTAACCCTATTATTCTTGATAGAGCACTAAAAACAGAAGTAATTGCGGGAGATGGCCAAACAGTTATGCTCGGTGGTTTAATTGATGAAAAATCAACATATAATGATAGACGAGTGCCTTTTTTCTCTGATATCCCTTTGCTTGGCAAGGTGTTTGACGGCACTGACAATAATGTAGTTAAAACAGAGCTTGTTGTATTTGTAACACCAAGAATTGTACAAACCACAGATAACTGGGACTCAATATTGAACGAATTTAAACAAACGTTAATGCGATTGGAAGTGACAAATTAA